The Streptomyces sp. TLI_105 DNA segment CCTTTCTCCTCATCTTTCCCATTGACGAATTTTCGCCATGAGACGGATTTGGCACCTTCCCTAGCCGGGGGCCTCGCGCAAACAAGCTGCGTCCGTCAGGACACCACCAGGGGTGGTGGCCGGGAGACGGGTGGGTGAGACAAACCGACTGGAGGGTTGCCGGGGCTTCAACGGGCCGTTTCCCTCTGCCCCTCTGGATGAGCGGTATTCGATTGTGAAGCGCGGTGGACTTTCATTCCTGCGCTCCGACGCGGTCGGCACCCCGACGTGCATCGGGCATCCGCGTTGTTCAAGACTGTAACCGAAGGCCCGGACGCGTGGACCGGCCGTCCGAACCGCGAGATGGAGATCAAGTGCTGGAAGAGGTGGAGCGCTGGCTGGACCGGCGGTCCTGGTCCGTGGCGGACCGGCCGCTGGAGCGGATCCTCGCCGCCAAGCGGAACACGAAGGTCAGCGTCGTCCTGCCGGCGCTGAACGAGGAGGCGACGGTCGGGGACATCGTCGCCGTGATCCGTCGCGAGCTGATGACGGAGGCGGTTCCGCTCGTCGACGAGCTGGTGGTGATCGACTCGGGCTCCACGGACCGCACGGCGGAGGTGGCCGCGGCTGCCGGCGCGCGGGTGGTCGCGCGGGACTCGATACTCCCCCGGATACCGACCGTGCCCGGCAAGGGCGAGGTCCTGTGGCGGTCACTGATGGTGACGGGCGGGGACGTCGTGTGCTTCGTGGACGCGGACCTGCGGGACTTCTCGGCGGACTTCGTGACGGGGATCGTGGGCCCGCTGCTCACCGACCCGGACGTGGACTTCGTCAAGGCGATGTACGACCGCCCCTTCGGCGACACTCCAGGTCAGGGCGGCCGGGTCACGGAACTGGTGGCCCGCCCGCTGCTCAACCTCCACTGGCCGCGGCTGGCGGGCTTCGTGCAGCCGCTGGGCGGCGAGTACGCGGCGCGGCGCTCGCTGCTGGAACGGCTGCCCTTCCCGGTCGGTTACGGAGTGGAGCTGGGGCTGCTGGTGGACGCCCTGCACACGGTGGGCCTGGACGCGCTCGCACAGGTGGACGTGGGGGTGCGCAAGCACCGGCACCAGGACGGGCAGGCGCTGGGCCGAATGGCGGCGGCGATCTACCGGACGGCGCAGCTGCGGCTCTCGCGCGGGCATCTGGTGCGGCCGCGGCTGACGCAGTTCGAGCGGGGCGAGCAGGGCTTCGAGCCGCGGACGTACGCGGTGGACACGGAGGAGCGGCCGCCGATGGTCGAGATCGCGGAGTACGCGCAGCGCCGGGTGGCGTGACGCGGAGGTCCCGCGATCGATCCGCGGCGACGGAGCGTGGCCGGATCAGCCTGTCTCGTATACGTACGTTTGAGCGTTTACGGGACGGGCTAGGTTCGCCACATGGCTACTGTGCTCGTCGCATCCAACCGGGGCCCCGTCTCGTACGTGCTCGGCGAGGACGGCTCGCTCGACGCCCGAAGGGGCGGCGGCGGCCTGGTCTCGGGCCTGAGCGCCATCGGCTCCCAGGACAGTCTCTGGGTGTGCGCGGCGCTCGGCGAGGGCGACCGGGAGGCGGTCCGGCGCGGGACCGGCGAGCCGGGCGTGCGGATGCTGGACATCGACCCGGAGGTGTACGCCGACGCGTACAACGGCATCGCGAACTCGGTGCTGTGGTTCCTCCACCACCACCTGTACGACATCCCGCGGGGGCCGGTCTTCGACGCGGAGTTCCGCCGCCGCTGGGAGTCGTACCGCGCCTACAACCGCGCCTTCGCCGAGGCGCTGGCGGCGGAGGCCGCGGAGGGCGCGGCGGTCCTGGTGCAGGACTACCACCTGGCCCTCGTCCCGGGTCAGCTCCGCGAGCTCCGCCCGGACCTGCGCATCGCCCACTTCACCCACACCCCGTGGGCCTCCCCTCCGTACCTCCGGATGCTCCCGGACGACATCCGCGAGGAACTTCTCCGGGGCATGCTCGGCGCGGACCGGCTGGGCTTCCACACCCGGGCCTGGGCGAGGGCGTTCGAGGACTGCGCGGGCGACCTCGGAAGCACCCGGGTCGCGGCACACCCCCTGGGCGTGGACGGCGAGGAGCTGCGGGCGCTCGCGCACCGCCCGGAGGTGGACGAGCGCCTGGCGCAACTGCGGAACGAGGTCGGCGGCCGCAAGACGATCGTCAGGGTCGACCGCACGGAGCTGTCGAAGAACATCCTGCGCGGCCTGCTGGCCTACCGGGAGCTCCTCACCGTCCACCCGGAGTGGCGCGAGCGGGTCGTCCACCTGGCCTCGGCCTATCCCTCCCGCCAGGACCTCGACTCCTACCGGTCGTACACGGCGGCGGTGAGGGAGCTGGCGGAGGAGATCAACGCCGAGTTCGGCACGGCGGGCTGGCAGCCGGTCCTGGTCTCGGTGAAGGACGACTTCACCCGCTCCCTGGCCGCCTACCGACTGGCGGACGTGGCCCTGGTGAACCCGGTGCGCGACGGCATGAACCTGGTCGCGAAGGAGATACCGGTCGTCTCGGAGGCGGGCTGCGCCCTGGTCCTGTCCCGCGAGGCGGGCGCCTACGAGGAGCTCCACGAGGACGCGCTCACGGTGAACCCCTTCGACGTGACGGAGACGGCCGAGGCCCTGCACACGGCCCTCACGATGCCCCCGTCCGAGCGCACGGACCGCACGAAGCGCCTGGCGGCCACGTCCACGTCCCAGCCCCCGCAGCGCTGGTTCCTGGACCAGCTGGACGCGCTCAGGGGCTAGGGGGTGTCCCCGGCCCGCTCCCTGCCCCACGCGGCCAGGGGCTCCAGGGCCTCGTTGAGGCGGATGCCGGCCGGGGTGAGGGCGTACTCGACGCGGGGCGGGACCTCGTCGTAGGAGGCTCGGTCGACGATGCCGTCCGCTTCCATCTCGCGCAGGTGGGAGGCGAGGACCTTCTCCGTGATGCCCGGGACCAGTCGGCGGAGTTCGCCGAAGCGGCGGTGCGGCTGTTCGTGGAGCGCCCACAGGATGAGCACCTT contains these protein-coding regions:
- a CDS encoding helix-turn-helix domain-containing protein, with amino-acid sequence MATLNRPGAPDGHVCGIDTAMEVIGGKWKVLILWALHEQPHRRFGELRRLVPGITEKVLASHLREMEADGIVDRASYDEVPPRVEYALTPAGIRLNEALEPLAAWGRERAGDTP
- a CDS encoding trehalose-6-phosphate synthase, whose protein sequence is MATVLVASNRGPVSYVLGEDGSLDARRGGGGLVSGLSAIGSQDSLWVCAALGEGDREAVRRGTGEPGVRMLDIDPEVYADAYNGIANSVLWFLHHHLYDIPRGPVFDAEFRRRWESYRAYNRAFAEALAAEAAEGAAVLVQDYHLALVPGQLRELRPDLRIAHFTHTPWASPPYLRMLPDDIREELLRGMLGADRLGFHTRAWARAFEDCAGDLGSTRVAAHPLGVDGEELRALAHRPEVDERLAQLRNEVGGRKTIVRVDRTELSKNILRGLLAYRELLTVHPEWRERVVHLASAYPSRQDLDSYRSYTAAVRELAEEINAEFGTAGWQPVLVSVKDDFTRSLAAYRLADVALVNPVRDGMNLVAKEIPVVSEAGCALVLSREAGAYEELHEDALTVNPFDVTETAEALHTALTMPPSERTDRTKRLAATSTSQPPQRWFLDQLDALRG
- a CDS encoding glucosyl-3-phosphoglycerate synthase, encoding MLEEVERWLDRRSWSVADRPLERILAAKRNTKVSVVLPALNEEATVGDIVAVIRRELMTEAVPLVDELVVIDSGSTDRTAEVAAAAGARVVARDSILPRIPTVPGKGEVLWRSLMVTGGDVVCFVDADLRDFSADFVTGIVGPLLTDPDVDFVKAMYDRPFGDTPGQGGRVTELVARPLLNLHWPRLAGFVQPLGGEYAARRSLLERLPFPVGYGVELGLLVDALHTVGLDALAQVDVGVRKHRHQDGQALGRMAAAIYRTAQLRLSRGHLVRPRLTQFERGEQGFEPRTYAVDTEERPPMVEIAEYAQRRVA